The Pleomorphomonas sp. T1.2MG-36 sequence GCAAGCCGCAGGTCGGCCGCACGAAGATTGTCGGCCAGTTGCACCGGCGTACGAGCTCCGAGAATGACCGACGTGACGGCCGGCCGTGCCGCCAGCCAAGCCAAAGCGACCTGCGCCATGGATACGCCATGGCTCTTGGCAGTTTCCTCGACAGCCCCGATGATGGCCCAGGTGCGGTCTTCGGCGTTGCGCGGGCCGTAGGCCTCCATACCCCGATTGGGATTTTCGCCGAGACGCGTGGCGCCCGACGGCGCTTGGTCGCGCTTGTACTTGCCCGACAGCCAACCACCACCCAGCGGCGACCATGGCAGCAGCCCCATGCCGGCGTCGAGACAGGCATCGACGATTTCCAACTCGATGTCGCGGACTAGCAGGCTGTATTGCGGCTGCAGCGTCACGGGCCGGCTGTAGCCCCTTGCCTTGGCGATCTCGGAGGCTTTGGCAATATGCCAGCCGACATAGTTGGAGAAACCATAGTAGGCGATCTTTCCCGAGCCGACCGCGTCGTCGAGGAAGCGCAGTGTCTCTTCGATCGGGGTCAGAGCGTCCCAAGCATGCATCTGGTAAAGATCGACGCGCTCGACACCGAGTCTCCGAAGCGAAGCGTCGAGGGCGTCGCCCAGATGACGACGCGAGAGACCGACGTCGTTCGGCCCCGCGCCCATCGGAAAGCGCCCCTTGGTGGCGACCACCGCTTGCCGGGCCTCGGTCGGCCGCGCCTTGAGCCAACGGCCGACAATCTCCTCTGAAACACCGGCCGAGTAGACGTCCGCCGTGTCGACGAAATTGCCGCCGGCCGCGAAAAAGTCGTCGAGCAGGCCGAACGAGGTCGCTTCGTCCGCTTCCGCGCCAAACGTCATGGCGCCGAGGCAGTGCACCGACACGATGGTGCCGCTCGGGCCGAGCTTGCGATATTCCATGGAGCTCCTCCAGCTTCATTCATAGAAAGCCAGCCCGGCATGCAAACCGAAGCGATCCGGGCCTTGGTCAATTATCACACAAATATCGTCGTCAGCAGCACGCCCTTTTCCGGCGACGTGCATCGATTTTGTAGCAACCCGGCGCGTTCCGATGCATCGGTCGGTTGCGATCTCCGACATCCCAAAAGAAAACCCCGGACAATGCCGGGGCTTTCAACTCGTCGCTTCAGGCTACCTCAGATCTCGGCCGCAGCCTCATCCTCGGGTGGACGGTTGTTCCAGCCGAGACGCTCGCTCGCCCGCATGACGACGTAGAACAGCAGTGGCACGAAGAACAATCCAACAGTGACGGAGGCAATCATGCCGCCCATCACGCCGATACCGATGGCGTTCTGCGCGGCCGAGCCGGCGCCCGTTGCGATGGCCAGCGGGGTGACGCCGAGAATGAAGGCGAGCGACGTCATGATGATCGGGCGGAGACGAATGCGGGCGGCGTGCAGGGCCGCCTCGACCAGACCCTCGCCCTGCCGCTGCAAGTCACGAGCGAACTCGACGATCAGGATGGAGTTCTTGGCGGCGAGACCAATCGTCGTCAGCAGACCGACCTTGAGATAGACGTCGTTGGACTGCCCGAAGAAATACCCGGCGAGCAGTGTACCGAGAACCGAGATCGGCACCGACAGCATCACCGCGAACGGAATGGTCCAGCTCTCGTAAAGGGCCGCAAGGCACAGGAACACCACCAGGAAGGACACGGCGTAGA is a genomic window containing:
- a CDS encoding aldo/keto reductase: MEYRKLGPSGTIVSVHCLGAMTFGAEADEATSFGLLDDFFAAGGNFVDTADVYSAGVSEEIVGRWLKARPTEARQAVVATKGRFPMGAGPNDVGLSRRHLGDALDASLRRLGVERVDLYQMHAWDALTPIEETLRFLDDAVGSGKIAYYGFSNYVGWHIAKASEIAKARGYSRPVTLQPQYSLLVRDIELEIVDACLDAGMGLLPWSPLGGGWLSGKYKRDQAPSGATRLGENPNRGMEAYGPRNAEDRTWAIIGAVEETAKSHGVSMAQVALAWLAARPAVTSVILGARTPVQLADNLRAADLRLAEDAMERLTAVSAPMPPDYPYGIQGVAQRHRKLAGGR